The Coffea arabica cultivar ET-39 chromosome 2c, Coffea Arabica ET-39 HiFi, whole genome shotgun sequence genome includes the window TATGAGAGTGAGATTGCAtttaataaaactgaaatttgaaatttgaaaatgttAAATTTTTGAGTTGTTAAGTATTGAAATCTTAATGCATATTTTGCATTAACTAATAAGTCAACagtttctctcttattttttagAGTAAAATTTGCTTGTTGATAAGGCATAAATTATACTATCTTTACATGTATAAGTTGCTAGTTAATTATGATATTTGAACTCTAATTTAAATAGAAACTACTTAATTTTATTCTTATATTATTCTGATAGGTAGGGAGCTCAATTGGAGAGAAAATGAACCAATTTGGCAAGGGTAATCGCGCAAAAGAGCAATAACACACGACAAGCAAAATCGGAACGAAAAGCAAACAGGGGCTGTTGAGTTACATAGGATCCATGGGCGGATCCATATCCGGCATCGGACATTGAAAGGGACATTACACCAGCCTTCTTCGGATTCTAATATTTTGGGAGCTTCGAAACAATTTAAGGGCCGAACTTCATTGGAAAACATGctaaaactcattttttggTTGCTTTTCAAGACCTAATCCTACCATACTTGGATGACAACTTTAGGAAGCTATAAATTGGAGTACTTTAGATTGTTTTAGGAGGAAAAAATGCTAGGTTAAGGTTTAGTTCATCCTTTTTACATGTTTTTCTTTAGAGATCAAGAAGAAGAGGTGGAAGAATCATGAAGCAATCAATATGGGGATTGATGCTGGACAAACTAAGAcgttttctttactttattcTCCAATATTGTAGCTATTTCTTGaattctttgttttaattatgaaTATATTGAACTAGTTCCATTCTAGGGTTTGGGTTCTATGAAAAAGATCGGATTATTTAATCTAATTAATTTCTTGACTTTTACCTTAATTTGtctattttgttttaattatatgATTTTGATTGGCCACCATATACACGCTCTTAGGGTTTATATTGAACTAAGAAAGGATATACAACTATGCACTAATTAGATAAACATATTCAGCCGAATTACGAGAGTAACATAATTATGTCACCTAAGATCTTAAAAGATTTAATCAAATACTTATGATCTCGATATAGGTGTGAGATTTTATTAAGCACAACTTAAATGTGTCGAGAGATAATTTAAGGTACTTGCGTGTGATACGTTCTTGACTTGTTAAGAAAAAAACTAAATAATTAACTCAAACTCTGGATCAATATCTAATATCCTAATCCTTTGTCAATTGTTTTCTCAATCCTATTTTGTTCAATTTgactatttattttatttcttagtTAGTTATTAAATCTCTTGaacttgaatatttattaaTCTTCACAGTAATTAAAATAGGAAAATTAACCCATTCCTAAGGGTTCAATCCATGAAATACTCCAAGTGATTTATTACTACGATTGACCCTGTGCGCTTGTAAGAAATTgtccgtcaagtttttggcactATTGCCAAGGACAacgcttaatttttttttttttttttttttgcttatgaTTTGTATCtatacttgattttttttacttaaattttatttgttatCTTGTAGGCACTAATCACCTTGGAGTTCAGCAAGTTGGGACTTCATTTAAGGATGGTAGAAAAGAATTGGAATGATCAAAGGCATGTGATACTGCCAACTATCTACCTATAAGAGTTCATTTGTGGGGCATCCAATGCCTAATAATCACAGCATCTCTTCAATGTATTCGATTGAGTGATAGGGCTAGAAATTATGAGTTAAAACCATTCATTTTACCATATGGTCTTTCTAATGATGATCCTCCCTCTTTCATTCGTGAGTTTTATTTGGTGGTACAATGTTTTCCGTCTCATGGAATTACAAAAGACTATCTTTGTATGAggtgtttttcattttctctcaAGGATCATGCAAAATCATGGTAGTTAAATTTGCCAAAGGGATCTTTCAGAATATGGGAAGATATTTATAATATCTTTATGATGATAAAGTACTATTCACCTCAGAAAACGCTTGATTTGAGAAACAAGATTTATACATTCTCTCAAGTGGAAGGCAAGCCAATTCATGAAGCTTGGGAATGGTTCAAGTTGTTACTTGCTCAATGTTCTCATCATCAGTATTCCTTGGCATCACAAGTACAATTCTTTTATGATGGCTTGACATTTACAACCCAAAATATGGTGGATTTCATAGCTGGAGGATATATTAGAGACAAGGCCCTAGAAGAATTAGTTGCAGTATATAAGTAGCTCTTTAGTAATTCACAACAAAAAGTAGATTAGTGTAGAAGAGTAGTTGTTCGTGAGAAGAACACGTTGTCGGAGTTGGGTTTACAAGTTGCTAAATTGAGCCGCCAGGTGCAGGTGTTATCCAATTGTATAGCTCAACCACAAGACCCATATTCATATTGTAATATGCATGGTCCAGTTGTTTCTTCTAATTACAATAGAGCACCACCAACTATGGCTGAAGAAGAAAACTTTACAAGAGCTTATGGTGTCTAGCAAAGGGATGCCTTTGACATATATAGTTCAGGGTGGGCAAATCACCCTAATTTCTCATGGAAGGATCCTGGAGTTGGACTTGCTAAACCACCAGAGTTTTTAAATCAGCAACAAGAGCTTCAATGTCAACCCCAACCTCCCTAAGAAAGAAATCCTAGTGTGAAGAAGATGACACTTCAATATATGCAGAAGATAGAGTAAAGGATGGACCATTTTGATAGTTTAGCTCAATCTCAACAAGCATCAATTCAAAATCTTGAAAAGCAAGTGGGTCAATTGACAAAGGTGATAACTGAGAGAAAATTGGAAAGAATACCACACAACACAGAGATAGACCGTATGGAGTCTACTATGGCATTATTCCTTTGTTTAGAATAAGTGGTGGATGATCCAAAAAATGAGCAAAAAAAGTATACCCAAGGAGAACGATGAAATAGATGACAAGATTGATAAGGCTCAAGAGAAGATACATGGTTTGGGCAAGGAGGTTCTAGTTGAACATCAATATATTAAGATGCCCAATGTTAAAACTTATGTGGCACCCATTACTTTTTCTTAATAGTTAAAGAGTCGTTATCAAGGGTTCTTGGAGAAGTTACAAAAGCTACACGGGGATATTCCAATTGTTAAAACTATTGCCAATATGCCCTCTTATGCTAAATTTTTTAAGGAGATCATGTTTaaaaaaaggaagttgaagGCATCTGCAAGAGTTCTGGTTATTGAAGAATGGAGTGCAGTACTTTAAAATCATGTTCCAATCAAGATGAAGGATCCAAGGAGTTTATTATTTGCAGAATATTTTAGTTGAAAGGTGCATGTGCGACCTTAGTTCTCGTGTTAATTTaatacttttatctttttttttaggaaattaAAGTTTGCTGAACTTGTATACACAACAGTGATTTTATAACCgatgataggttgcaatttgttaaaaaatttatgattaatttcccctttattctatccaaatattattttaattgttggattctacttatatttggtatttggtatTAATTGTAGGGAAGTTGAGCAAAAAGTGATAAAAGTGGTGATTTCCCAGCAATTGCCATTGAGTACAGATGATTCGGGATTTGCGTGtggaagtttcctaatttgagtCAAATACTGAAGAGCCTCTGGTGGAagatttggaaattatttttattagttATAGGAAATAATTAGGAAACATGAGACATTATATTTTgtagtttctttcttttaattagAAAATACGTTCTATTAGTAGTAGATGATATCAAGTAGGAAAGGGAGAACAGGAAACACCGGATTCCGTTTGATTAGTACCTCAGCTAGGCGCAAAACGAGGGGGTGACTCTttgcacaaaaaaaagaaacaaagcagCCGCTTGGCTTTTCTTTCTTGATTATTCTCCTTTGTCAAATGCTAGTACAAATGGTTTCAATGAATTCGTGTGGTTTCTTCTCAATGATGCAAGGCTAATTTACTTTTCTAATCGAGGAATAACAAGAATTTGATTCAATTACATCTATGAGatctaattattttattaatttcttttatttgttagtatttatatgttttctaGTTTAACTTCTCATAGTTGTTAGTTCCTTTGATATCAAAGGCGCTTGATATTTAATTCAACCTAACGAACTATTGCAAGTTAGGACAGTTAAATctataattgtttaattgtcctaAATTAATGGCGACTAatgtgattggtttcatgttagggagatatatgatctaatttaaataaaccctgaTAATGTGTTTATTGATTAGTATAGGGCttttctagtttctaatgcaatcaaaaaattaaattctacAGGTGtacctaaaattattttttggttagGAAAGTAGTAAACTGACCTATCTTAACTATCGAAACACAAAGAAAGAGTTGGTTGTCATCGCTTATTTCGTAACTATAACCTACTTattaatgaataaatgaaataattctTACATCAATGAACAGTTGTATGAACCACTTCCGGAGTTATTTCCTTGGTTAGAGCTTGTTTATCCTTGATTTGAATTTACTTTGcttagtttaattatttttagttcacTTAGTTAcgtatttttaatttcaatcttCCAAACTCCCCCAATTAAAATTTTCACTTGAGAAGAAACAAATTTTTCCCTAATCCCTGTAGAGACAACCCTACTTAACACTATAATCGAACAAATATTCTTGTGAGTagggttttattattgcataaACCCGACACTTGTCAATTTTTAGCGACGTTGGCAGGGATTGGCGTTAAAAAATTTGttcctttttcttagttttttttattttattttctgctatttttgctagtttatgcaTCGTTCTTCTCGTATAGGTGGTTTAATTTTTATCCCGAGATTGAGAAGATAGTGAGTAGGCTACGAAGAGAGACCAGAATACGGAAGAGAGAATAGTCATCTATTGCATCTCCAAGGCTTGTAGGAGTTAAATCAAGATTGTTATATTGTTGGTATTGGTTTCCTAGTCGGTTGTGGTTTTTAAGTCCATGTACAATTGTATTTCGGAAGCTAAGTTTTAGGAGACTAAGTAATCTATATATACCACTACTAGTAGCCTCTTTCGGTGTACCGTGAGTTGAGAAGAATAAGATACATTGGTGCCTCCTAGAGCTTTGCTTGTTTCCGCCTCTTGTCCTTGCTTTTTCCTTCGGTTATCGTTTCCGCTGCAATACCTATTTCTTTGACTTTGAGTTTTGTCTTGAATTGTTTTATCCTGTGGGTTCTATTCCTACAAAGTGGCATCAGAGCTTTGCTTGAGATCTTGAGAAATTAAAATATGGATCCAAATTATTTGCACAGTTGTCATGTTTTTATCTTCGATGGTAAAAACGATTTCGAGGTTTGGAGGTCAATGATGaagaattttttccaaaatattggAGTTTGGAATATTGTTGAAACAAGATACACGGAACCGGTAGAAGGTATAGAATTATCAAGCGATGCAGTTAAAGAATTAGAGAAAAATAGATAGTTGGATTGCAAGGCAATGTACTATCTCAACATTTAGATCCAGTTGCATATTGCCAAAAATTTATACATGCAAAGTCGGCAAAAGAGGCTTGGACAATTTTAGTGAACTCAAATCGAGGTGCCGCTAACGTGAGAAAAATCAGATTGCAAGAACTTATGAGACAATTTGAGTTGGCCCAGATGAAATCCACGAAGTCAGTTAAAGATTTATTGGTACAATTAAAGAAATTGTCAATGATATGGAGTCCAATGGTGAGAATTTGGAAGAAGTTAGAGTTGTTGaaaaagtctgagatctttaaCTGCCAAATTTCACACCAAGAAGACGGTTCTTGAAGCCACAAAGGACCTTGACAATTTGTCACTTGCTGAATTGGAAGGTGAATTGCTGACGTATGAGATGTCCCTGAATCAGCAGCCATCGAATATAGTAGAGGAGGTCTTACAAGCCAAGATGGATCcactaaaaggaaaaaaggaggtGAATCGTATGGACACAAATCAAAGGGACTAGAACTTCAGAGGTAGAGGATGTGGAGGCAGAGGTAACTTTCCTGGTCATGGAAAACGTAATTATTCTTACAATACCAGAAACAATTCTAATAGGGATCAGAAAAATAATCACCAGTAGAatcaaagaaataattttcaaaggcGTGATAGATCTAATGTCCAATGTTATAACTGTGGTAAAATTGGACATTACCAGAATGAATGTTGGTCTAATAAAGATGTGCATGCTAAAGTGGTTGAACATAGTAGTGATAGAGAGGAGACCTTGTTGTTTTCTAGTTCTATATTTGAAGAGTCTATGAAGAATAATTGGTTTATTGATTCTGGTTTTAGTAATCATATGTGTGGTAAAAAAGAGATGTTTTCTGACCTGAATGAATCTTTTCATGCATCTGTGAGATTTGGAAACAATGAAAAAGTGTCTGttcttgaaaaaggaaaaatcagaaTTATCTTGCAAGATGGGTCTTCAAATTATATTTCTGATGTTTTCTATTTGCCAAGTTTATATCATAATTTATTGAGTTTGGGATAACTGTCTGAGAAAGGTTATGATCTGCATTTTAAATATGTTGATGGCACCATAAGTGATGAGAAATTGGCAACAATCCCAAACTAATTTCTAAATTTAGGGAGGCCATGATTAGTCAATTTGAGATGACAGATTTGGGATTGATGTCTTATTTTCTTGGTATTGAGGTTCATCAGTTGGATGATGGAATTTTTATCTCACAAAGGAAGTATGCAAGTGATATTCTGAAGAAGTTTAAAATGGATATGGCTAAACCAATGATGACGCTggttgaagaaaaattgaaattaacCAAAGATGGTACCGGTGATTTTGTTGATGCTACTTATTTTAGGAGGTTGGTGGGGAGTCTCAGGTATTTAACTTCTACGAGACCTGACATCACTTATGGAGTTGGTTTGATTAGTAGATTCATGGAATCTCCACGCCAGTCTCACTTGCAAGCTACTAAGAGAATTTTGAGATACGTTCAAGGTACGTAATCTGACGGTATACTTTATTCGTCTTCACATGATAACAACCTTGTTGGATACACTGATAGTGATTGGGCTGGTGACACAATACAAAGGAGAAGCACTTCTGGTTATGCATTTTCCTTGGGATCTAGTGTATTTTCTTGGTTCTCAAAGAAACAACAGGTAGTTGCTTTGTCCACAGCAGAAGCGGAGTACATGGCGGCCACAAGTAGTGCTACTCAAGTACTTTGGTTGCGGAGAATACTTGGGTTTTGCCAACACAAACAAGACGGTCCTACCAAAATATTTTGTGATAGTTTGTCTGCAATTGAGTTGACAAAAAATCCAGTTTTTCATGGACGCAGCAAGCATATTGACATCAAATATCATTTTATTCGTGAGTTAGTTCAAGAGCAAAAAATTGTCATTGATTATTGTAGAAGTAAAAATCAAATAGCTGATATTTTGACAAAGCCACTCAAATTGGAGACGTTCATGAAATTGAAGAAGATGCTCGGCCTGGTGAAATTTGAAGATCTTGATTTAAAGGAGGCTATGTAGTAGTTAAATTAAGATTGTTTATATTGTTGGTATTGGTTTCTTAGTCGGTAGTGGTTTATAAGTCCATGTACAATTGTATTTCGGAAGCTAAGTTTTAGGAGACTAAGTGGTCTATATATACCACTACTAGTAGCCTCTTCCAGTGTGCCGTGAGTTGAGAAGAATAAGATATATTGGTGCCTCCAAGAGCTCTGCTTGTTTCCGCCTCTTGTTCTTGCTTTTTCCTTCGATTTTCGTTTCCGCTGCAATACCTATTTCTTTGactttgagttttatcttgaaTTGTTTTATCCTGTGGGTTCTATTCCTACAGGGCTTAATTTGGTTGTGGACTTGT containing:
- the LOC140035727 gene encoding uncharacterized mitochondrial protein AtMg00810-like, translating into MISQFEMTDLGLMSYFLGIEVHQLDDGIFISQRKYASDILKKFKMDMAKPMMTLVEEKLKLTKDGTGDFVDATYFRRLVGSLSDWAGDTIQRRSTSGYAFSLGSSVFSWFSKKQQVVALSTAEAEYMAATSSATQIAMGNMQLVKTCEICKEISHPTDGRLMPQEENAEQLNMAGNMPTLRMQYDPYSNTEL